Proteins encoded by one window of Microbaculum marinisediminis:
- a CDS encoding glycosyltransferase family 2 protein: MTDLVYDRTMPLRIPDADPYLVPLMSRGQKALFYLGVALWVASLVYFWGWWLRPEHNISTLPYVVLSVLVAWVMLLPLYFVAVMFNAKKANPKRPAPTDVRVAMVVTKAPSEPFPVVRETLCAMLGQTYPHDTWLADEDPSAETIAWCEAHGVFISTRRGREDYHRTTWPRRTRCKEGNLSFFYDHYGYENYDIVSQLDADHVPSPTYLEEMVKPFADPSVGYVSAPSICDKNAAQSWSARGRLYVEGMFHGPLQVGYTGGWAPLCIGSHYAVRTRAVKEIGGLGPELAEDHSTTLMMNAHGWRGVHAIDAIAHGDGPNTFADLATQEFQWSRSLVTILLQYSPKYVPMLPPRLKFQFLFSQLWYPFFSSSMAAMYLLPIIALVFDFNYAQVSYPNFILHALPVSVTMMILCYILKSGGWARPVDTKIVSWEAMVFALVRWPWSILGTVAACRDWITGTFVDFRVTPKGAGAVAPLPFRVVTPYALLAIGSAIPALVLPNIEVARGFYVLACLSAAFYAVSLMVIVGGHLKENGLEIKSKPVRIVAAQAGLVVLASATPVAAIAVNGQTGIEAIAWGTQDIGLTKLTYTVSGAGHGGRGITTLKLNPNFFKDMWPRD; this comes from the coding sequence ATGACCGATCTCGTCTACGACCGGACAATGCCGCTGCGAATTCCCGACGCGGACCCCTACCTCGTCCCCTTGATGAGCCGAGGGCAGAAGGCCCTTTTCTATCTGGGCGTCGCGCTTTGGGTCGCCAGCCTCGTCTATTTCTGGGGCTGGTGGCTTCGGCCCGAGCACAATATCAGCACGTTGCCCTACGTCGTGCTCTCGGTGCTCGTCGCGTGGGTTATGCTCCTGCCGCTTTATTTCGTAGCGGTGATGTTCAACGCGAAGAAAGCCAATCCGAAACGGCCCGCCCCGACCGACGTGCGTGTCGCCATGGTGGTCACTAAGGCGCCGTCGGAGCCGTTCCCGGTCGTCCGTGAAACGCTGTGTGCCATGCTGGGGCAGACGTACCCGCACGACACCTGGCTGGCCGACGAGGACCCGAGCGCGGAAACGATCGCCTGGTGCGAGGCGCATGGCGTGTTCATCTCCACCCGGCGCGGTCGGGAGGACTATCATCGCACCACCTGGCCGCGACGGACCCGCTGCAAGGAAGGCAACCTTTCGTTCTTTTACGACCATTACGGCTACGAGAACTACGACATCGTCTCGCAGCTCGACGCCGACCATGTGCCGTCGCCGACCTATCTCGAAGAGATGGTCAAGCCGTTCGCCGACCCCTCGGTCGGTTACGTGTCGGCGCCCAGCATATGCGACAAGAACGCGGCCCAAAGCTGGTCGGCCCGCGGGCGTCTCTATGTCGAGGGGATGTTTCACGGCCCGTTGCAGGTCGGCTATACCGGCGGCTGGGCTCCGCTGTGCATCGGCTCCCACTACGCGGTCCGCACCAGGGCGGTGAAGGAGATCGGAGGCCTCGGGCCCGAGCTCGCCGAGGACCATTCGACCACGCTGATGATGAACGCCCATGGCTGGCGGGGCGTTCATGCCATCGACGCCATCGCCCATGGCGACGGTCCGAACACTTTCGCCGACCTGGCCACCCAGGAGTTCCAGTGGTCGCGCAGCCTGGTGACGATCCTGCTGCAGTATTCACCGAAATACGTGCCGATGCTGCCGCCCCGGCTGAAGTTCCAGTTCCTGTTCTCGCAGCTCTGGTACCCGTTTTTCTCGTCTTCAATGGCGGCAATGTACCTGCTGCCGATCATCGCGCTGGTCTTCGACTTCAATTACGCGCAGGTCAGCTATCCGAACTTCATCCTGCACGCGCTCCCGGTCTCGGTGACCATGATGATCCTGTGCTACATCCTGAAGAGCGGTGGGTGGGCGCGGCCGGTCGACACCAAGATCGTCAGCTGGGAAGCGATGGTCTTCGCGCTGGTGCGCTGGCCCTGGTCCATCCTCGGCACCGTCGCCGCCTGTCGTGACTGGATTACGGGAACCTTCGTGGATTTCCGCGTCACGCCGAAAGGGGCCGGCGCCGTTGCACCACTGCCCTTCCGGGTGGTGACACCCTATGCGCTTCTCGCCATCGGCTCGGCGATACCGGCGCTGGTTCTGCCGAATATCGAAGTCGCGCGCGGGTTCTACGTGCTCGCCTGCCTGAGCGCCGCGTTCTACGCGGTCTCGCTGATGGTGATCGTCGGCGGTCACCTCAAGGAAAACGGCCTCGAGATCAAGAGCAAGCCGGTGCGCATCGTCGCCGCGCAGGCTGGGCTCGTCGTTCTGGCATCGGCGACGCCCGTCGCGGCCATCGCGGTCAACGGCCAGACAGGCATTGAGGCGATCGCCTGGGGTACGCAGGATATCGGACTCACCAAGCTGACCTATACGGTGTCAGGCGCCGGTCACGGCGGGCGTGGCATAACCACGCTCAAGCTCAATCCCAACTTCTTCAAGGATATGTGGCCCCGTGACTGA
- a CDS encoding glycoside hydrolase family 26 protein: MFKLSVLGLIAAVVASGLMHGEPAEATKEATATASLGVYDPTRDYHRVDRMAIEHVFIPWQSFDQAELRQTVRYAGQRGRQMLVTLEPWTKAPDWRDGGDTLFSDILAGGYDDAITASCTEIGRMDGLVMVRWGHEMEEVTGRYPWARHDSAGYIEAYRYFVSACREIAPRARFVWSPIGHEPLKRYYPGDAYVDIVGIPVWGYQKADRLWYGSDRSLSDAVREKYVRVSGYNKPVIIAELGVVGSRAYQAEWLSGLESVRKAFPLINSVVYYNRKEPAEWPNGLGKPDWRVGPQEFASLSEKF; the protein is encoded by the coding sequence ATGTTCAAATTGTCGGTACTCGGATTGATCGCAGCCGTGGTCGCAAGTGGTTTGATGCACGGAGAGCCCGCGGAGGCCACAAAGGAGGCGACCGCGACGGCGAGCCTGGGCGTCTACGATCCGACGCGCGACTATCACCGTGTGGATCGCATGGCGATCGAGCACGTGTTCATTCCCTGGCAGAGTTTCGATCAGGCCGAATTGCGGCAGACCGTTCGCTACGCGGGTCAGCGCGGCCGGCAGATGTTGGTGACTCTGGAGCCGTGGACGAAGGCGCCAGACTGGCGGGACGGCGGCGATACCCTGTTCTCCGACATCCTGGCGGGCGGCTACGACGATGCCATTACGGCGTCGTGTACCGAGATCGGTCGCATGGACGGTCTCGTCATGGTCCGCTGGGGCCACGAGATGGAAGAGGTGACCGGCCGCTATCCCTGGGCGCGGCACGACAGCGCCGGTTACATCGAGGCCTACCGGTATTTCGTCTCGGCATGTCGAGAGATCGCCCCGAGGGCGCGGTTCGTGTGGTCGCCGATCGGCCACGAGCCGTTGAAGCGTTACTACCCTGGCGACGCGTATGTCGACATCGTCGGCATACCGGTCTGGGGATACCAGAAGGCCGACCGTCTCTGGTACGGCTCCGACCGGAGTCTCAGCGACGCCGTGCGCGAGAAGTACGTGCGAGTATCTGGCTACAACAAACCGGTGATCATCGCCGAACTCGGCGTGGTCGGCTCTCGCGCGTACCAGGCGGAGTGGTTGTCGGGACTGGAGTCGGTGCGAAAGGCGTTTCCGCTGATCAACTCCGTTGTCTACTACAACAGGAAAGAGCCAGCGGAATGGCCGAATGGGCTGGGCAAGCCGGATTGGCGCGTGGGCCCGCAGGAATTCGCGAGCCTTTCCGAAAAGTTCTGA
- a CDS encoding glycoside hydrolase family 26 protein — MHRPTNQRNLKFVLPFAAAAILSFAAAVPQPGLAGTPEKPAFGVYDPNADFANTKGIDIEHVFMPWSNIDLASLRKADAYAAERGRDLLLSVEPWSWSTDGTLPNDQLHDMILAGDYDGHIEEVCGAIGGLNTPVTIRWGHEMDSNTERYAWSLWSPEDYVTAYRRFVNECRKVAPNAKFMWSPLGEASLKAYYPGDTYVDTIGLTVFGFQQYDKDQYGREMGFTEHLAARYKLVAEYNKPVVVAEAGCAGDQVYIDRCLQELVSPGAQFTQLEGVIYFNDIDPVAWPGHGTPNWRVPSDTFDFSN, encoded by the coding sequence ATGCATAGACCGACAAACCAGAGAAACCTGAAATTCGTCCTGCCGTTCGCGGCGGCCGCTATCCTGTCATTTGCGGCGGCGGTTCCGCAGCCGGGCCTGGCCGGGACGCCGGAGAAGCCAGCATTCGGCGTCTACGACCCCAATGCCGATTTCGCCAACACCAAGGGCATCGACATCGAGCATGTCTTCATGCCGTGGTCGAACATCGATCTAGCAAGCCTTCGCAAGGCCGACGCCTACGCGGCCGAACGCGGTCGCGACTTGCTGCTGAGCGTCGAGCCCTGGTCGTGGAGCACCGACGGGACCCTGCCGAACGACCAACTGCACGACATGATCCTCGCCGGCGACTACGACGGGCACATCGAAGAGGTTTGCGGCGCGATCGGCGGACTCAATACCCCCGTCACGATCCGCTGGGGGCATGAGATGGACTCGAACACCGAGCGCTACGCCTGGTCGCTCTGGTCGCCGGAGGACTACGTGACGGCGTATCGACGCTTCGTCAACGAGTGCCGGAAGGTTGCTCCGAACGCCAAGTTCATGTGGTCGCCCTTGGGCGAAGCCTCGCTCAAGGCCTACTATCCCGGCGATACCTACGTCGATACGATCGGCCTGACCGTCTTCGGCTTCCAACAGTACGACAAGGACCAGTACGGCCGGGAAATGGGCTTCACCGAGCACCTGGCCGCCCGCTACAAGCTGGTCGCGGAATACAACAAGCCGGTGGTCGTGGCTGAAGCCGGATGCGCCGGAGACCAGGTCTATATCGACCGCTGCCTCCAGGAACTGGTCTCGCCCGGCGCGCAATTCACGCAGCTGGAAGGCGTCATCTACTTCAACGACATCGATCCGGTAGCGTGGCCAGGACACGGCACACCGAACTGGCGGGTTCCGAGCGACACCTTCGATTTCAGCAACTGA
- a CDS encoding UDP-glucose dehydrogenase family protein, with amino-acid sequence MRISVIGSGYVGLVTGTCLADWGHEVVCVDRDPAKIELLTNGGVPIYEPGLEQMIAANVARGRLSFTRDLAAALAGSDVVFIAVGTPPRASDGEADLSFVYDVARDIGEAIDGYTVVVCKSTVPVGTGDVVERIISQVRPDADVTVVSNPEFLREGSAIEDFTKPDRVVIGTEDERAREIMLAVYEQVRANGQPILITKRRTAELIKYAANAFLAAKLSFINEIADLCEHVDADVDEVAEGIGLDSRIGAKFLKAGPGFGGSCFPKDTLALLRTAQDHGVDMRLVETTVSVNDARKRRMALKIMDAVGGSVEGKTVAVLGLTFKANTDDMRASPSLPVVELLQRAGATVRAYDPEGMPQARPLMSDVEFTDDPYTCAKGCDAVVLMTDWDEFQSLDLERLRGLVRTPVFVDLRNVYAPDKLVKHGFTAVGIGRSTQTGADDGRHAPAQPPAAHSGNGSPAGRTIDEEAEMRLVSIR; translated from the coding sequence ATGAGAATATCAGTCATCGGATCAGGATATGTCGGGCTCGTCACGGGCACCTGTCTTGCCGATTGGGGCCATGAGGTCGTCTGTGTCGACCGAGATCCGGCCAAGATCGAACTCCTGACCAACGGCGGCGTGCCGATCTACGAGCCCGGCCTCGAGCAGATGATCGCGGCGAACGTCGCGCGCGGCCGCCTCAGCTTCACCCGCGATCTCGCAGCGGCGCTCGCGGGCTCCGACGTCGTGTTCATCGCGGTGGGAACCCCGCCGCGTGCCAGCGACGGCGAGGCCGACCTGTCCTTCGTCTACGACGTCGCGCGCGATATCGGGGAGGCGATAGACGGATACACCGTGGTCGTCTGCAAGTCGACGGTTCCGGTCGGCACCGGCGACGTGGTCGAACGGATCATTTCCCAGGTACGACCCGACGCCGACGTGACGGTGGTCTCGAACCCCGAATTCCTGCGCGAGGGATCGGCGATCGAGGACTTCACCAAACCGGACCGCGTGGTCATCGGCACCGAGGACGAGCGTGCCCGCGAGATCATGCTTGCCGTCTACGAGCAGGTGCGGGCCAACGGGCAGCCGATCCTGATCACCAAACGACGGACCGCGGAACTGATCAAGTACGCCGCCAACGCGTTCCTCGCCGCCAAGCTTTCCTTCATCAATGAAATCGCCGACCTGTGCGAGCATGTCGACGCCGATGTCGACGAGGTGGCTGAGGGTATCGGACTGGACAGCCGTATCGGCGCCAAGTTCCTGAAGGCAGGTCCCGGCTTCGGCGGTTCGTGCTTTCCCAAGGACACCCTCGCCCTGCTGCGCACCGCACAGGACCATGGGGTCGACATGCGGCTGGTCGAGACGACCGTTTCGGTCAACGACGCGCGCAAGCGGCGGATGGCGCTGAAGATCATGGACGCCGTCGGCGGATCCGTCGAAGGCAAGACCGTCGCGGTGCTCGGCCTCACCTTCAAGGCCAACACGGACGACATGCGCGCCTCTCCGTCCCTTCCCGTCGTGGAGCTGTTGCAGCGGGCTGGGGCAACCGTCCGCGCATACGATCCCGAAGGCATGCCGCAGGCGCGCCCGCTCATGTCCGATGTCGAATTCACCGACGACCCCTACACGTGCGCCAAGGGGTGCGACGCCGTCGTGCTCATGACCGACTGGGATGAATTCCAAAGCCTCGATCTGGAGCGGCTGCGCGGACTGGTTCGGACCCCGGTCTTCGTCGACCTGCGCAACGTCTACGCGCCGGACAAACTCGTAAAGCACGGCTTCACGGCTGTGGGGATTGGTCGCTCCACGCAAACCGGAGCCGATGACGGCCGCCACGCGCCGGCACAGCCCCCCGCCGCACATAGCGGTAATGGTTCTCCTGCGGGCCGGACGATAGACGAAGAGGCCGAGATGCGCCTGGTCTCGATCCGCTAG